TAAATACAGCCACAATTAGCAACAATACAAGTTGCATCGCTCTAAGCATTGTTGAAGAAAACCATAGGAGGGAAAACGAATGCCatttataaaactaaatatataccGAGTCTTCTAAGCGTCCGTCGACATTCGTCGCGTGTCATATTAAGAAGCATAGGCCACATGTTTAAACCTTAATCCTTAACACTCATAAAACTGTATTTATTTGAATGATTTTaaccatattttattaaaataatctaCTGGCAAATATCCATACTGTTTACTTCAAAATAGGGATAACCGAACCGATTCATGAAAATACGAGTGTCGAGTACTCTTCCAATACTTCTAAATCGATTTTAGTTTTTACTCGATATTATTTTAGATCGAAGTGTCAAGCCGACCTGTCAAACAGagggcaatttttttaaaaatatattatacactCTTCTACAAGTACCTATCGATgcacaaaataacatcaaagaaaattattaatttaaattataaactcGTATTAgtttaaattgtaattatttcaattaaatgaattatttaactaaattataattagttataatattaatttaaattgtaaactcgtattattaaattaaaactagtttAATTAGAAATAAGACTAATCATGagattttattaagtaggtacttatcgatAGTAGCTTTACGTGCAACCTTGCGATATTTTATAGATTAATAGGTACTTTTctgatttgaataaaaaatgtaactcattttttatttttatactattttagcgtttaaactatcgagAGACAACGACATCCAATACAAATATAGCTGATATCGGCTGTACTCATGTGGTTAGTCGAATTATTAAGCTCAACTAGTTTCCGAACCCATCCGGgccctttttcacagggactctaCTTGCAACGCGGCGCGGTTGACCCCGGATGGATTCGAAACTAGTTAGTCAGGATTACTTCGACTAACTACATGAGTAGGTACAGCCTGTAtaagcaatataatatttttctattattcaaaatacctacctactcaattgCATATCTAATCTAATAAAGCAGGTACATGcaagaataaataatatatacctacctaactatataatatagttataattataattataacagTCGTTTATCAGCTAGGTACCGACTTTTTTCACAACTCGGCGAGTTGAGGCGTTCGATAATTATTGCATTCCAATCAAATGCAGCTTTTGGTTTCCTATTGATAACAAGAGAGTTTGGTAGACGCATAATATGTGCGAGGGTGGGATGGATGTAGAAAATGTCATCGTAGAACATGAATTTCTTATAGGAAGACCGAAAATGTTTCAAATTGTGTTAGaataccagtagggcgattgtctaaaacctgcatcaatcattattattgcaatctcaattgttctgattggctgaatttgtgccattcttgttgcaacaatgcattgtagccaatagtgagcgagcgtcaaccaatcagaggtgattgcgatcgtgacattgtacctgtcaatctcccgcaatcgcgcagctggacTCACGTAGTgagaagtaaaaaaaaagattccgacgaattgagaacctccttcttttttaaagtcggttaatgaCGTGGTGGTTGTGACAGATGTACAAACATTACAGAATGTTTTACAAAGCTATTTTACAACAttatagaaacttgaaatttccaatttttataatacaatgcattgttaataacatttattcatgAAATAAATATGCGTTGTTTAATTTCTAAAATACTCACAATTTTTTCCCAACGTTCGGAATCGAATGATTCCAACTAGTTATTGTGGGAACTTCAGTTTCAAACTGAAAATTGTAAATGCTATATTCCAGAAACTTCAATTAAGTATTTGTAATTCCTCAAGTTCCCTCTGAGTGAAGTCGGGTGGATCAgctcatattatttaaaataatgtcgAATATAAAATATCGATATGTTTTGTATTTAATCGATTACCTGCAGCAAAGTACAGCATCTGTACTTCGTTTGTACATCTTAACATCACTACTTCGGACTTCGTTTGACATTTCGAGTTCCGAAAGAGTCCATAATTTTGTCTATGAATTTTAGGGATACTAGTACTTAGGTACCAGATATAAAATTACCATTTCTAACAagaatatctatactaataaatgaaattgatttgtctgtctttaatttttaaataactatCTCATATTGCTCATGTGGTTATTTGAACCGcacgttttttaaatttttgcctGTCTGTTTAAATGGGCTAATCTTTGGAATGGCTGAACCTATAAAcatagccctattgtgacacttactgttagaggcgagatagctaaatgcatttaagctcttattagtacgtgacaaaatgattatgttttgtccttatcaccgtggccacttttttttatttgccaaaatgtatttgtacgtgagattttggcaaacaacgtgaagtgaggttatgttgactcatgtattgtaaataaataattgattcgttttgttgttttttgtttttgaagtgtTGTGGGTTgtagtatactaggctacaatagccgaagcgaacgtaaaatagccGGAAttacatttcacaagtaagtacctctccttgagcgagagggactgagggggccacgctagttgcatatctggacataacTATCTGTGACCGACTAATACgactttcaaaaataaaggagttgtgtttttctatctATGTAGCCAGAAATCCTCAATCCTGATTCTGCAGAGGACCTAGAACATACCTAGAACCACTAAAACTGAAAGGATTTAAAAAcggtcggttataaattgatattggaagTACCTCTAAggtgatttctaatattttttttttgaagtgtaggtaaaacactataaaaaaattaaaattgtaaaatatccTAAAATATCTATAGgtggaccagaatctcatgaaaaatacacCTTCAACTTGGGATTCAagcattcaagtgccaaaagagccttgtcatACTGTACCTTGGACTatttttgtacggactataaataaaaaagtatttatgCTTTTAAGCGTTCACGAGACGTGCGTACTTGATTGGCAGCTTTGCCTGGACGTCTGTCgtcacttctgattggttgacgctcactcactattggctataatgcattgttgcaacaagaatagcacaaattcagccaatcacaacaattgagattgtaataatgattgacgcACGTTTTTCGAAAGCGCCCTACAGGTAGTGTCGGGTCGTGTAGTGAGCCACTATGGTGGTACATATTGTCGTCTGTGGAGCTGTCATTTAtaacgttttatatattttcaattttgatttttgaatttcaaaatgttGAACTTTTATCATGTTAAACGTTTAGGTATTTGTTGTGGTTAATTTTTTGTCAacgataaaagaaataaaatattattaatttcattaaatttCTTGAATGGTTTCAAGTAGATAAAGCTTAATTTTGAAAGATGGCAGATGTTGACGAAATAATAGACTATATTAAATCACTGAAGAGAGGTTTCGACAAAGAATTATTTCAAAGCAAGGTAGACGAATTGGGCTATCTTGTTGATAGCATTGGCTTATACTACGCGGACTTTCATACTTTATTTAAAGTGTGGCTAAATTTGAGTATACGTAAGTACAAGTAATTATatttccaataaaataaaataattattatttccatGCAAAGCACACAGCATTGTGTATTTCTCATCTCTGTGTGATACATATTTAGGCTCTTTCTCCTGAGATCTcttcaaaaatttaatatttaactcACATAtagggattttattataaattttaaggATTAAGTATATATCATGCTAGATAAGTAACATTCAGGCTTACCCTATAAAAGCAACTATTCGTCGAAACAATGGGCAAAGCTCAAGTATCTCAGAAACAATTATAACACTTGCCTGCCCGATGGGTACTCCACTGCAGTGACCTTACCGAGGAGTGAGTTGGCTAGCCAAGACAAAACATTCAGGTGCACTGTTTAAAAAAAGAGCGATATTACTTTGTCATTCCCATTTATTTGATGGAGTTTAGCTATCTAGGgttaaataatttctttttacAGCCATACCAAAATGGGTAAACCTTGGTGCTTGCTTAGTGCCACAAGAAAAAGTCAAACAAAAAACAGTGGAATACTCTTTACAATGGATTCTTGCAAAATATGACAGTACAAATAATACAACAAGAACTGGCTTTTTGCTTGATTGGCTCACAGGTAAATTATGATTACTTACTTACCCTTCTTCATTATAACCAGTTCCCAGTATTTAATCAATCAGAACATATTTTCTTCTTAGAGTTCTGTAGAAAAACCAGGAAccctatttaattaaaattaaattaataacctTATTTAAATACAAGTAATTTCACCTAGTATGTCTGTGTCAcagccatttttagggttctgtaccaaaaCGGTAAAAAAggaagttaaataaaattaataagtcataaaaaatcattaatgtttCAGCTGCTATGGACACTGATTCCATTGACTTGAATGCTTTGGAGACAGGATATGAAGTATTTTACACATTGCTGACATACGAAGCATTGGCAAGTATCTAATTTTACTAACCAACAAGTTGCAGCACAGAGAAGTTCACTATATTAACTAATATTCACGTATCTATCaccagcttattcccgcgacttcgtccgtgtggactacacaaattcaaaggCACTGTTGTactcctttaggggttaaattttaaaaaatcctttcttagcggatgtctacgtcataatagttatctgcatgccaaatttcagcccaattcgtccagtagtttgaactgtgagttgatagatcagtcagtcaccttttcctttcatatatacgAGTAGATGTATAGATATTTTTCTTCATATGTTTTAGATGGCTCAAGATACTTTGTAACATTTTAGGAAAGGTGTTACAGCTATATGCTACAGTTTTAGttgacgcaaaaaccgaaacacctgtcaaatatttttacataaagaatactatgtatacaaaatttcaaaaatatttaatgaagatttacgaagttataagcttgttgtgttgagttgttgtcctcgaaaaacatggtcaccccaagcaagtGGCTGTGAGCGAAtgggacctagaatcatgttttgGCAGGCAGcaatgttttattaatttagttttaaaaataaaatttaaaaagtgttattttttaatggtacggaacccttcgtgtgtgagtccgactctcacttgaccggtttttagatAGTGAAATTCTGCTCTTAATTTTCTTGGTTCTAGTGTAGTGGGAAAACAAAAATCACTAAACTTTATAATCTTTTCAGACACCTTATGTTATGAAGCTTGTATACACCTTGACAAAACCATCTGATGTTACTAGAAAACGAGTTCTGGAATTAATAGATTTAGCCAAAAAAAGGGAGGGTAAAAAGGTAtgtcatccatccatccatccatcagcctgtttgcgtccactgctggacataggcctttccaagagcgcgccaccaaacacggtcctccgccttcctcatccaaccgctccccaccaccttcttcaggtcatcggtccagcgggcggggggtcgtcctacactgcgcttaccggtacgcggtctccactccagaacacgtctgccccatcggccatcggttctgcgacagacatggcctgcccattgccacttcagcgcgctaatcctttgagctatgtcggtcgcttttgttcttctgcgaatttcctcgttccggattttatccctgagagtgatacccaacatagctcgctccatagcacgctgagcgacttttagtttgtggacgaggccaactgtcagtgtccacgtttccgctccataaaAGGTATGTAACatgtattattatcattaatcatTAAGTATTTCCGAAAAGAATTGACTGGGATGTATAGTGTATACTAATACATCCCAGTCAAATCTTTTCGGAGGATTACCATGAATGCTGTAATTATCTTATAGCAATAATCTTCATGTTCTGATCATTATGAGTTCACCCTGCAACAGTGCATTTAAGAtgtagatatataataatactattacATAATACACTTGATATGAAGTTGATGACGTATTTAtatgaagcaacttgattattGCCATTTTGGTGCTGATAGAAGCAGTGAGTggcatgtgagcgtactcggaagcGTACTCTTAGAGATAAGACGTTTGTCAACACTGTGAACACAACAATTATTTGACACAAACTGACAATTTTAATTCCGTTATGTTCAGTGGAAAAAAAACAgtaattttgtatggcacacccaCAAATgccttattataataaacttgcttattcccgcgacttcgtccgcgtggactgtacaaatttcaaaccactatttcacccccttaagggttgaattttcaaaaatcctttcttagcggatgcataatagctatctacatgccaaatttcaacccaatctgtccagtagtttgagctgtgggttgatagatcagtcagtcagttagtcagtccgtcaccttttctttttacatatttagatatctGTGATTTAAGGTAATAAGTAAGAAGGCAATCAAACTtgtattcatttaattttaatttttttttaatatgttttttttacagaatatgtTTAGGCAGATCCAAGTCCTCCTTGGTCTGTTCAAATCGTACAAACCGCAGTGTGTGCCCGAGGCAGTGCCCTCAATATCTATACACACAGCGTTTAGAAACGTTAACGTTAAATTACTCACTCAATTCAAAAACAGTCAGGTATCTAATACTATCAAAATATAGGTATTGTTTACATCAAAAGTTTTCAGCCGCCAAAATTCAGCTAGTGACTTAGTCACTTGCCAgctggtctgattgcagccaagcactatatgtacagcgatcacgcactcatcctatccgaatccgtgaaaatacggatataaaactatctacgacatatgtcataagcttaaagctaccatacaaatagttcgtaCAACAAAAAGGgtcgtattttcacggactcggatcggatgagtgcgtgctTGCTCGTACTCTATGAATTGctcattttattttcattcggTGGCTATCAATATTTTTCGTGTGAGCAATAcctaattgttaaaattatttaaagaaGTTAAATACTAagaggttccttttttttagaGCAAAAGAAACAGTACAGGCAAGGAGGCAACACATCTTTTTTGGAGTAATCCCTTTAATTCAGtaagttttaatattttaaactatgcattttgttaattaattggGAACCAATAATTGCTTTCATAGAGCAATAAATTAtaaagtataattaattatataactATTGTTTCAGATATCTCAAAAGACAAAGGCTGACCCACTGATACCCAGTATGGAATTTCTGAACATTGGGTCGCAACAATATGACGATTCCTTAAAGAAGAATTATTTAGATTTCTCTGAGTTAGTTTATTGTTATTAACTAACCAGGCGGGCGCCCCCGGTTTCGCTAccgacaaaaaatatttgtcagtTATTTTCTCGgtctatgtctagcagtggacgtctatcggttgacgataatgatgatgattttctcGGTAGAAATTGTGTTTTATTATTTGGAGATAGATAATTATACTTTTTTTAGAAATTCACTATGATGAAAGTGAAATATGGACTTTTTCAGTTTTGACCTAAAGTccaaatacaaattttcattaATATAAATTGAAAAGTTATGGACGTTCATAGAAACTTTTACCCCCTAATTAACCACGGTGGGgtgaaaaattatttcttagtgagtgcctacgttataaaaggaacgtatttgtcaaaatttcaaatttctaacTCCACCAGCTTACACGTTACGTTACACAGCTTACATTGATAGAACAGCCCACCATCTCCCTATAATATGCGCCAAATCGCGGGAGGGGCACATTTGGTACTTAAACGTGGCTCCTGGGGCGCCTTCTAAACCTCCTATAAATTGTTTATCCCTTTTCCTCCTTATccctataatatatattatgtctTTCTCTCCTTTCTGGAGCAGATGTCATGTGTCCGTGAAAttcattgatagatcagtcagttaggagaagtctttttatatgtatgcTCACTTTCAGCCCAGTATCACTGCTGCAATACAGCATTCGGCACGACATGCGGCGGCCGGCGCGCCTGCGAGCCCTGCTGTGCAACCCCACCGGCCTGGCGCTGCTGGTCGCAGCCTCCGACTCCGAGCATGCCTTCCTCTGCTATGACCTGCATCGTGTGCTCAATCATTGTGAGTGTAGAAACAGAAAATCGCTACAATAAAGCTAACTAAACCACTTACCACTAAACTAAAgaacttacttataaatatacCGAAATTATCCACCTCTGTCTAATTTCTACTTATCTGACTATATTGCAGGTTTTCTAGAACATTCGCCGTAT
The DNA window shown above is from Maniola hyperantus chromosome 1, iAphHyp1.2, whole genome shotgun sequence and carries:
- the LOC117996740 gene encoding centromere protein I-like; this encodes MADVDEIIDYIKSLKRGFDKELFQSKVDELGYLVDSIGLYYADFHTLFKVWLNLSIPIPKWVNLGACLVPQEKVKQKTVEYSLQWILAKYDSTNNTTRTGFLLDWLTAAMDTDSIDLNALETGYEVFYTLLTYEALTPYVMKLVYTLTKPSDVTRKRVLELIDLAKKREGKKNMFRQIQVLLGLFKSYKPQCVPEAVPSISIHTAFRNVNVKLLTQFKNSQSKRNSTGKEATHLFWSNPFNSISQKTKADPLIPSMEFLNIGSQQYDDSLKKNYLDFSDPVSLLQYSIRHDMRRPARLRALLCNPTGLALLVAASDSEHAFLCYDLHRVLNHCFLEHSPYSYEEKQHFLQRLATYQATLLQGLPVVTLFLARYLPFWNEKDFFAEILQLMEWVHAEGAEHVDAIVSAATRAFHRAAPLPQCALLASLTRMYTNLVYASTRERHYFLSMRPSEAAFANILPLVASRISDMCNKGLQASPESMCVLYGVVRASVACARVEKRCGRAAGAVPRLLTLAVPLLTPSAAALESLAALLLLYKQIFIGAKTRADRKDEQYLQQKQILIRFSSDFISCFYEGILSERKKGVIFGKLHPQIVGKLTDSIPDADSKLSIRNHLALAPYTYVKVLGLDPREADNKIWFNTVIQEEFDSLSQFVTQAMPGFQKP